A single Perca flavescens isolate YP-PL-M2 chromosome 2, PFLA_1.0, whole genome shotgun sequence DNA region contains:
- the LOC114568891 gene encoding keratin, type I cytoskeletal 19, with product MSVSVRRQSSYSSSSISSGSAISLSRGVQLVGGGQTLISTGSLQRRAPSVYGGAGGYGTRISQSAFSSSGSLTPYSESAVINNEKVTMQNLNDRLSSYLDKVRSLESANRKLELQIREFYEKKAPSVSSDFTSYFATITELRAQIMRKCLDNQRIILQLDNAQLAADDFKIKYETELNMHMMVEADVLRLRGVRDSLTLNISDLEVQLEGLKEELVYMKTSHEEEKRQLKIQQTGMVNVEVDSTKSVDLTLVLQEIREQYEAVVLKNKQELEKWFQSKVELLNTQITTCTTEVKTFYTQLSELKRTLQTLEISRQSVLTEIQCLQQNKEEVNSRYSMQLSQRQLTINTLEIELQQLRVSLEQQQADYNLLLDIKMRLELEIAEYRRLLEGESYEQKKAVVISKVVEVQVEEHKPHIERRVKTIVEEIVDGKVVSSSVDTQVEDIQ from the exons ATGTCGGTCTCTGTCAGACGTCAGAGCAGCTACAGCTCCAGCAGCATCTCCAGTGGCAGCGCTATCAGCCTGAGCAGGGGGGTGCAGCTGGTCGGAGGCGGCCAGACCCTCATCTCCACCGGGTCCTTGCAGAGGCGCGCGCCCAGCGTGTACGGGGGCGCGGGAGGTTACGGGACCCGCATCTCCCAGTCAGCCTTCTCCTCCTCCGGGTCGCTGACCCCGTACAGCGAGTCTGCAGTGATCAACAACGAGAAGGTGACCATGCAGAACCTCAACGACCGCCTGTCATCCTACCTGGACAAG GTGCGCTCACTGGAGTCAGCCAATAGGAAGCTGGAGCTGCAGATCCGAGAGTTCTATGAGAAGAAAGCTCCTTCTGTTTCCAGTGACTTCACCAGCTACTTCGCCACCATCACTGAACTCCGAGCTCAG ATCATGAGGAAATGCTTAGACAATCAACGTATCATCCTGCAGCTTGACAATGCGCAACTGGCTGCAGATGACTTTAAAATAAA GTATGAGACGGAGCTGAACATGCATATGATGGTGGAGGCCGACGTGTTACGTCTCCGAGGGGTCCGAGACAGCCTGACTCTCAACATCAGTGACCTGGAGGTGCAGCTAGAAGGTCTGAAAGAGGAGCTGGTCTACATGAAGACCAGCCACGAGGAA GAGAAGCGCCAGCTGAAAATCCAGCAGACTGGCATGGTTAACGTAGAGGTGGACAGCACAAAGTCTGTTGATCTGACATTGGTCCTGCAGGAGATAAGGGAGCAGTATGAAGCTGTGGTGCTGAAGAATAAGCAGGAGCTTGAGAAATGGTTCCAATCTAAG GTGGAGCTTCTCAATActcaaatcacaacatgtacaACAGAGGTGAAGACGTTTTACACGCAGCTGTCAGAGCTGAAGAGGACCCTCCAGACTTTGGAGATAAGTCGGCAAAGCGTCCTCACAGAG ATTCAGTGCTTGCAGCAGAATAAGGAAGAAGTGAACAGTCGATACAGCATGCAGCTCAGCCAGCGGCAGCTCACCATCAACACGCTGGAGATAGAGCTGCAGCAGCTGAGAGTCTCTCTGGAGCAGCAGCAAGCCGACTACAACCTGCTGCTGGACATCAAGATGAGGCTGGAACTGGAGATCGCTGAGTACAGGAGGCTGCTGGAGGGGGAGAGCtatgaacaaaaaaa GGCTGTGGTCATCAGCAAGGTTGTGGAAGTGCAAGTGGAAG AGCATAAACCCCACATCGAGAGGAGAGTGAAGACCATCGTGGAGGAGATTGTTGATGGGAAGGTGGTGTCCTCCAGTGTTGACACCCAGGTGGAGGACATTCAGTAA
- the LOC114561964 gene encoding gastrin/cholecystokinin-like peptide, translated as MSGKVIVVFALLVALLVSSAAGEAEETRLLQQLLAKREKVRGSADRQKPAPQASPARMERRAHLSEDEREIMTKQIMQAISEMMNSECMSDRDYQGWVDFGRRDAE; from the exons ATGTCAGGGAAAGTTATTGTGGTGTTTGCACTGTTGGTTGCACTGCTAGTATCCTCTGCAGCTGGAGAGGCGGAAGAGACTCGTCTACTACAGCAGCTTCTAGCCaagagggagaaagtgagaggCTCAGCTGACAGACAGAAGCCGGCGCCTCAGGCTTCCCCTGCACGGATGGAGAGACGGGCACACCTGTCGGAGGATGAACGGGAGATTATGACAAAGCAAATAATGCAAGCAATTTCAG AGATGATGAACTCTGAGTGCATGTCGGATCGGGACTACCAGGGCTGGGTGGACTTCGGACGCCGGGACGCAGAATGA